GTCCTTTGACATGCGTAGCCTTTTTGAAAATCACCCCTCTTCTCAATCGTATGTCTAATATTCCTGTTATAACTGCTCGAAAACTGATTAAACTTTTAAGAAAAAATGGCTTTGTTCATTCTAGAACAGAAGGTAGTCACCAGATATTTTTCCATCCAGGAAACAAGCGCATTGTTTCAGTTCCCGTTCATGCTGGAAAAGACCTTGGACGTGGAATCACCCGAGCGATTTTAAAAGACGCTGATATCTTACCTGAAAGCTCTCTCTAAAATAAACTGTTTATTGTCAAGACTATGGGTTTGTAGTTACTAGCTTAAGGCAAGACCTTTCATTTCATGCAAGGTCTTGCCTTGTCTCGTAAGCGAGCTACTAACTCTAACTTGACACATTCATAAAGGCAACCTATAATACACGACTATGAGCAATACTCTTACAAAGAAACTCTTTACTATTACTGCGTTGGCAATTATTCTAGGGAGTGTGTTTGGTTTTTCTGAAAGCAATGTGGATGGGAAGTCGGCCAGTGCTTTTATAGATAAGAAGATCAATAAATCTGGGACTAGTGATTATTATGATAATCTAACCGGATCAGATGCGTTTAAACCAGGAGAGGTAATCACCTACAAGATTTTTGTTCGTAACACCGGAGATGTAGATATTGTAAATATTCGCGTTAAGGATATATTTTCAAAATATGTTAACTATCACTCTGCTCCATCAGGAGGAGACTATAAAGATGGCGTGTGGGAAATAAATATAGGAACTCTTGCGCCTGGCGACACCAAAACATTAATGGTTCGTGGGTTAGTTGTGGGTAATCAAGACTTACCTAGTGATCAAAGCTTAATTTGTGATCTTAAAAATCGTGCGGAGATGCATGGTGATGTTTCTGGAGGTTTACTTGTAGCTGATGAGGCAGAGTTCTGTATTGAGCATGGAGTGATTACAACTACTGCGGTTACCACTTATGGTAAGGGTGGACCAGTTGCAGACTACTTACCTGAAGCAGGAGCTGGCAGTGTGATATTGATCACTTCACTTCTATCTGGAGCAGGTCTGGCTTTCCGCAAGTTTGCTAAATAAGTTGGTTGAATCGTCAACTAATCGTCAACCTTGCTACTCTGTAATCACCTGGGATATTCTAATATCGTGTTCTGCTTGTGGTAATTCTGAAAAGATCTGAAAAGAAAAAGCGAGAGCTATGGTTGGAACGGAAAGATTTTCCAGAAAGCGGTCATAGTATCCCGCTCCTCTACCAATGCGTACACCGCTTTTTGTGAAGGCACGTCCCGGAACAATAATTAAATCCAGATCACTGGGGTTAATAGCTGTATTTTCAAAAAGCTTAACTGACGAAAGACTGTTCCCTTCTATTTTTGGAATATAAAAATCCTTTTTTATTTTAAATAGCGATTGTATTTGTACTTCGTCTCTAAGTGGCAAATAAACCATTATCTTATTAGATTTATCAAAGGACTGGCCTTTGATAAAATTGTCTATAAGAGAGGTGCTGTGGCTAGTTAAATCCTCAGTAGATAATTTGTCAAATTCTTTTTTGATCAAATCTCGGTAATACTGTTTGTTTTGCATCTTTTGGTAAAATGAATATAGGTAAACTATGAAACATATGAATATAGACATTATAACTTTATTTCCCAAGATGTTCTCTGGACCATTCGAGGAATCAATAGTACAAAGAGCTCAGGATAAGAAACTTGTTCAGATAACTATCTACGACCTGCGTAACTGGGCTTTGGATAAACGTGGAACTGTAGATGACAAGCCTTATGGAGGAGGCACGGGAATGCTCTTGCGGCCTGAACCAATATTTGATGTAGTTAAAGATATTAAGTCCAAAAGTCCGACCAGTCACTTCGTAAAAGGTCGGACCTTAAATACAAGGGTTGTGCTGTTGGATGCGGGAGGAGAATTATATAATCAAAAAAAAGCAGCTGAATACAGCAAGTTGGATCAGCTTATTTTAATCTGTGGCCATTATGAGGGAGTAGATTATCGTGTACACGAACATCTAGCTGACGAAATAATCTCCATTGGAAATTTTGTTCTAACGGGTGGAGAAATTCCTGCAATGCTTATAGCTGACTCAGTGACTAGGCTAATACCTGGGGTTTTAGAAAAAGAAGAAGCAACTACCATTGAATCATTCTCTGATGAGATGACATTGGAATATCCTCAATATACCAGACCTGAAATATACCAAGGGCATAAGGTCCCAGAAATATTACTATCTGGTGATCATGCAAAGATAGATAACTGGAGAAAAGAAGAGAGTATTAAGAGAACTGAAGTTAATCGTTCAGATCTGGCTTAATATTTAGCCTAATTGTTTGCATATCTGTGGATGCAATATCCGTAAGGTAGTGTTCGTCTGCTGTTGTAATAATTGTTTGGTATCCAGAAATAATATTTTGAATAAGTTGGCGATGCTGTTTATCTAGTTCAGAAAAGATATCATCAAGTAAAAGAACTGGTTTTTCTTGGGTTTGGTGTTCCAGATACTTAAGCTCGCCATATTTTAGCCAAAGCACCCCCATGCGTTGTTCTCCTCTACTCCCAAATTGATCAAGATTAATTTTAGACTTTTCATTATTTAAGCAGAGAATAATATCGTCGCGGTGAGGGCCTACTAAGGTGTATCCTGCGGAGAGTTCAGCTTGTTGGTATTTTAATAGACGCTCTTTACTGATAGCGCTATGGTCATAGTTAAGAATAAAATTAAATTCAGGCGTATGTTGATTGTTTAAAAAGCTAATACATTCTTCGCGAAACTTTGTAATTATTTGTCCGTGCATAATTACCAAGCTGTCCCAGTGAGTTAACTCATCTTCACGAAGAGTATTTTCCTCTCTCATTCTGTATAGTAGTTTATTTCTTCTACGTATTGCTTTTTCATATTCCGTCAAAGCGTGGGCATATTTTCTGTCTGTTTGGATAAGCACGCTGTCTAAAAAGTTTCTGCGCCTTGCCGGGGATCCAGTTATTAGCTGAATATCCTCTGGACTAAAAACAACAGCGTTAAATTCTCCTACGAAATTACTTTTTTGCTTGCCTACTCCATTTACCAGATATCTTTTTCCTGCTGTTCGTGTTCCGTTTGTTGTTCCGTTTGTTGTTATTATTGTCAGCTCTTGTTTTCCATTTTGATTAGTTATGAATCCTTCAATTCTCGCTAGTTCAGATTCATGTGCAATTACAGCTTTTTCTACCAGTGCTCGAAAACTTTTGCCTGTGGCTAGTAGATAAATAGCCTCTAGGATATTTGTCTTGCCTGCAGTGTTAGGCCCCACAATTGTGGTTAATGTAGGTGAAAACTTAAACATATGATCGTTGTATACGCGAAAATTATGAAGCTTAATATTTTGTATGAACATTAAAGGATAATAACATTAATACGAAAGCTTGGAGTATTATTTGTTAATAATAAACAAAGTTTCCATTTTAGAAGAGAGTGAAGGGAAAAAACCATCCGTGAGATGTAGATTGTTCTTCTTGAAGAGATCTTTCCACCAAGTACGTGAGAAAACAGACACCCTTGATAGGTCGTGTCCATAAAATTTCTGCATCCACCAGTTTTCTGTTGTAAATACTTTATGAAAACAGTGTTTACGGCTTACTCGGCAACATTCTCTCAAGGCTTGGGGTAAATTATGCTCATCAATGTGGCTAAGTACGTTAAACGTAGCTACAACATCAAATGAATTGCTGTCATATGGAAGATGAAGAATATCACCGTATTTGAGATGTTTTTTGATTCTTGGATTTGCTCTAGATAAAGCATATTTAGAAATCTCAATCCCCTTTGCATCAACTCCCAATAACCTAAGGTAGTGCACTAAATGTCCAGTAGCACAGCCAACATCAAGCACTGATTTAGGCTTTAGAAATATTTTTATCATGAGAGCACGGTATATGTTGGCTAAATTGACTTTTAGTTTGCCCGTAAATTTAGTTGTGTATCCACGATACCCAACGCCTTCCTCATAGTATTCGCGGTTATAAAAAGATGCGTCAAGAGAAAATGGAGAAATGACTGTTCCATGAAACTTCTTGCCAGTCATTAACTTTTCCATATTGGCAATATTTGTACCTCTTAGCACGATTACAGTAAGTCCGAGTTTTTGTGCTTCTTTGGCGGCAATTGGATCCCAAGGCACATTCATCCCTGGTGTCCATTCACTTCCAATAAGCCGGCGGAAGTATTTCCAGGTTGTGCGTTCTATTGGGCGAGCATTTTTATCTATCCGAGGGTCTGCAGTATAGACCATATCTACGTTACTTAAGTTTATAAGAACTTTAGCCTTATGCATTTTAGCTAATAACACTGCGCAGTAGTCTGTGGACCAGCCGGGTTTCCAGCCAGCAGCGACTACTACGGGTTCTTTTACGCCTGGTGCCATGCGATCATACTGATCAATGATTTTAGTGTGGGCAATGTCTTTAAAGATTGTACGGATAAGATGGGCATTGATTCTAGTAGCATGAATACCTAGCCAGTCCAGGTCATCGCGGGTAACCTCGCCAATTACTTCATTTCCAGCATCGCGATAGCTTCTGGCAGTTGCCCCACCACCAGCAACAATAATAAATCGTCTGTTGTATTGGGTAATTTGAGTGCGAATAAAGGTGTTAAAATCCTGGAGAAACTTGGTGTCTATTCCTCCGTTGGGAACAATTAATGATCCACCTAAGCTTAAAATAATTGTTTCTTCAAATGCCATTTTTACCCATTAAAAAAGAGCCCGGAGGCCCTTAGTTTTGTGTTAATAACGTCCCATTGAGGACATTGCTTAAATTACAAACGATAATTTGATTCTGCATAAACCTACTACCACTCCCTATGTATATATTATGTAATGTAATGGCAGAATAGCAGATTAATCCTTTCCCTGTCAACATTAGAGAATATTATACGTACAATTTATGTATAAAGCAACTTCGTGGAGACAAAGTTCTTCATTTTAGTCTGGAAGATTTCTTTTGAGAAATTGTTGGCATGTTTTATACAGTCTTCTTTTCTTATATTTAGTTTATCTAGTTTTTTCATTGCGGCAACAACTATTTCTAAATTTAACTCATCAAATAACACTCCTGTCTTGCCCTCTATAATTGTTTCTGGTACTCCTCCGCTTCTTAGAGCTACTACCGGAATTCCATAGCCCATTGCCTCAACTGGGACAATTCCAAATTCTTCATCTTTAGCAGGAAAGATTAAAGCTTTCGCATTGGCATAAATAGAAGGTAGGTCTTTATCAGCTATCTCTCCTAAGAAAGTGACCAGAGACGGCGTTTTTACTTTAGATCGCAAATATTCTTCATCAGGTCCCTTACCTACGATAATTAACTGTTTATTGAGTTTTTGACAAGCTTCGATTGCCAAATCTATGTGTTTAGCTCGAGCCAAACGAGACACAACCAGGTAATAATCGCCAACACACTCTAAGTGTGTGTTTATATTAATCTTAACTGGTGGGTAGATTACTGTTGATTTGTGGCGGTAAAATTTAGTAATTCTCTTTTGTGTTTCTTTGGAGTTAGCAATAAAGTAATTAACGCTTTGGGCTATATTGAAATCATAGAGACGTAAAAAATGATTAACAATATAGCTGTATAGGCGCACAACTTTGTACTTATTCCAGTTTCGTGCCGTATCATAGCCATAGAGATAACGAGGTGGAGTGTGTAGATATGAAATGTGTGTAGTGATTTTGGGATTGGTAATAATTCCCCGAGGCATGTACCAAGCAGAAGAGCTGATTACGACGTCGTAGTCAGAAAAATCGAAATATTTCCAGACCCAGGGAGTTAAAAATCTAAGGGGTGAGTGGAATTTTTTTACAAACCAATTTCGCTCCACCCAGGAAGTTCGAATATCCCAGGTTTTAATTCTCTCAGCGTGTGGCCCCAATCCATCCCAGTTTACAAAAGCGGTATAAATAGGTGCTTTTGGCCAGATTTCATGCATTGCCTCAAGCACTCTTTCTGCTCCACCATAGACCTGTAGATAATCATGAACTAGTGCTAGTTTCATTTTAGAAATAGTGCTTTGGTAAATGCTTGCTTGTCATTGTCATGGGTTAGGATTCTTAGAACCTCATCAGGAAATATGAACTTTGCTTCGGAAACTTCCCAGTCGTGATCTTCAGGATTACCTGAAACATATTCCATAAGATAGTAGTGCACTGTCTTATCTATTAAACAATCTTCCCATTGATATTTATATTTTACCAATGGGAGCTTTTTTATAATTTTAGCCTTAATCCCTCCCTCTTCCCCTACTTCGCGAAGTGCTGCTTGTTCAATTGATTCATCGGCAATTTCATCACCCACTAAGCCCTTAGGAAAACTCCAGTGACCAAACTGAGAGTGTTGAGTGATTAACCACAAAAGTGGTTGATCACGAAATCCTGAGCCTTGCGAAGGACTTTCCTTGCATACTATCCCCCCTGCTGAAATTTCTATTTTATTCTTCATAGTTCGCTTAACTTGTTTTATTTTACAGCATTTCTAGTTGCTGGTTATCCTCTTTCTCAACAATTTCTGGTTCTGGTTTTGTTGGTTGATATAACTTTTTAACGCGCGCCCAATGAGAGCGGAAGGCAAGTTTGTCAAAATGTTCTTTGGTTTCAACTGTGTCAAGGCGGCTTAATTTAGCAGTATTTAGATCAAGATCTATGTCAATATCTATAACAATTTGAGCTAATTTTTTAGCCATGAGGACGTCTTTTTTAGAATCGGATAATAATTTTTGCTGTCTACCGCTTAGCTCTTGTAGATGATTATATACTTCCTCTAAAGAACTGTATTTAGTTATTAACTCGCTTGCAGATTTTGGACCGATCCCTTTAACACCTGGGTAATTATCTGAAGGATCACCCATAAGCGCTTTATAGTCAACCATTTGTTGAGGGTGAATTTTATATTTTTCCTCCACCTCTGTTTCACCAAATAATTTTCCTTGAGCTATACCTTTTACGGGCATATACACTTTTGTTTTTTGACTGACCAACTGTAATAAATCTCGATCTCCGGTAATAATAACTGTTTCTAGATTTCTGCTCTGGGCGAGGTTGGCCAAAGTTCCAATAATGTCATCTGCCTCATAACCTGCTTGCTCATAAATAGGAATTCTAAGAGTATGTAGAAGTTCTTTAGTAGGCTTGATCTGGGAAATTAAATTGTCTGGTGTGAGTTTGCGCTGGACTCGGTAGTTTTCATATAACTTATCTCTAAAAGTCGGCAAGGGCAAATCAAAGGCACAGATTATATATGCGGGATTAAATAATTCTATAAAGCTGAGTAACATTTGGGTAAATCCGTAAATAGCATTTATGGATGTCTTATCTTTTAGAGTTAATGTTTCGGGGAGTGCATAAAAAGCACGGTATAGTATCGCGTTGGAGTCGATTAGCAGCAGTTTTTCCATATATTAGTCTTTTTTCATTAGACTATCTAACTCTTCACCGTCCAAAGTCTCTTTTATAAGCAACTCTTTGGCCAAGCGGTCAAGCTTAAGCTTATGCTTTTTTAATAATTGCTTTGCATCTGTGTATGCATTATCTATAATTAACTTTACCTCTTGGTCAATTAAA
The window above is part of the Candidatus Roizmanbacteria bacterium CG_4_9_14_0_2_um_filter_38_17 genome. Proteins encoded here:
- a CDS encoding glycosyltransferase family 4 protein gives rise to the protein MKLALVHDYLQVYGGAERVLEAMHEIWPKAPIYTAFVNWDGLGPHAERIKTWDIRTSWVERNWFVKKFHSPLRFLTPWVWKYFDFSDYDVVISSSAWYMPRGIITNPKITTHISYLHTPPRYLYGYDTARNWNKYKVVRLYSYIVNHFLRLYDFNIAQSVNYFIANSKETQKRITKFYRHKSTVIYPPVKININTHLECVGDYYLVVSRLARAKHIDLAIEACQKLNKQLIIVGKGPDEEYLRSKVKTPSLVTFLGEIADKDLPSIYANAKALIFPAKDEEFGIVPVEAMGYGIPVVALRSGGVPETIIEGKTGVLFDELNLEIVVAAMKKLDKLNIRKEDCIKHANNFSKEIFQTKMKNFVSTKLLYT
- a CDS encoding tRNA (guanosine(37)-N1)-methyltransferase TrmD, yielding MNIDIITLFPKMFSGPFEESIVQRAQDKKLVQITIYDLRNWALDKRGTVDDKPYGGGTGMLLRPEPIFDVVKDIKSKSPTSHFVKGRTLNTRVVLLDAGGELYNQKKAAEYSKLDQLILICGHYEGVDYRVHEHLADEIISIGNFVLTGGEIPAMLIADSVTRLIPGVLEKEEATTIESFSDEMTLEYPQYTRPEIYQGHKVPEILLSGDHAKIDNWRKEESIKRTEVNRSDLA
- a CDS encoding toxin HicA; this translates as MPVITARKLIKLLRKNGFVHSRTEGSHQIFFHPGNKRIVSVPVHAGKDLGRGITRAILKDADILPESSL
- a CDS encoding UMP kinase; the encoded protein is MAFEETIILSLGGSLIVPNGGIDTKFLQDFNTFIRTQITQYNRRFIIVAGGGATARSYRDAGNEVIGEVTRDDLDWLGIHATRINAHLIRTIFKDIAHTKIIDQYDRMAPGVKEPVVVAAGWKPGWSTDYCAVLLAKMHKAKVLINLSNVDMVYTADPRIDKNARPIERTTWKYFRRLIGSEWTPGMNVPWDPIAAKEAQKLGLTVIVLRGTNIANMEKLMTGKKFHGTVISPFSLDASFYNREYYEEGVGYRGYTTKFTGKLKVNLANIYRALMIKIFLKPKSVLDVGCATGHLVHYLRLLGVDAKGIEISKYALSRANPRIKKHLKYGDILHLPYDSNSFDVVATFNVLSHIDEHNLPQALRECCRVSRKHCFHKVFTTENWWMQKFYGHDLSRVSVFSRTWWKDLFKKNNLHLTDGFFPSLSSKMETLFIINK
- a CDS encoding 5-formyltetrahydrofolate cyclo-ligase, with the protein product MSIFICFIVYLYSFYQKMQNKQYYRDLIKKEFDKLSTEDLTSHSTSLIDNFIKGQSFDKSNKIMVYLPLRDEVQIQSLFKIKKDFYIPKIEGNSLSSVKLFENTAINPSDLDLIIVPGRAFTKSGVRIGRGAGYYDRFLENLSVPTIALAFSFQIFSELPQAEHDIRISQVITE